A DNA window from Salvia splendens isolate huo1 unplaced genomic scaffold, SspV2 ctg1166, whole genome shotgun sequence contains the following coding sequences:
- the LOC121788862 gene encoding spermatogenesis-associated protein 20-like, translating to MLKRLLYPSRFVFHYKPTYNSAQKLNYSQSFPFSWPLSVVSCRPINFSRAPAMADGGSPQTASSNPPKHTNRLAEEHSPYLLQHAHNPVDWYPWGEEAFAEARKRDIPVFLSIGYSTCHWCHVMEVESFEDEEVAKLLNDWFVSIKVDREERPDVDKVYMTYVQALYGGGGWPLSVFLSPDLKPLMGGTYFPPDDKFGRPGFKSILRKVKEAWDTKKEILVKSGVFAMEQLSEALAAVAKSEKLPDGLPERAVQKCAEQLADSYDSKFGGFGSAPKFPRPVEIQLMLYHKKKLKDNQMQGEAKHDLSMVALTLQSMARGGIHDHVGGGFHRYSVDECWHVPHFEKMLYDQGQLVNAYLDVFSLTKDVFYSSTSRDILDYLRREMIGPSGEIFSAEDADSAEFEGASRKKEGAFYVWTSQEIDDILGEHAPLFKEHYYIKSSGNCDLSRMSDPHDEFKGKNVLIERNSTSAMASKSGKPLEEYLKILGTCRNKLYDVRSKRPKPSLDNKVIVSWNGLAISAFARASKILKYEPEGTQYHFPIVGTNPRVYMEVAEKAAAFIRRNLYDEKTRRLQHSFRNGPSKAPGFLDDYAFLISALIDIYEFGGSTNWLAWAIELQQTQDKLFLDEEGGGYFNTPGEDPSVLLRVKEDHDGAEPSGNSVAVINLVRLASLVAPASDRYRRNAQVLLAVFEKRLRETAMAMPLMCCGADLLGAPSGKQVVVVGDKASEEFDKMLAAAHSSYNPNKTVIHIDTRDAEEIGFWEENNEKIAGMAKSNSAADKVVALVCQNFTCSPPVHDPSVLISLLD from the exons ATGCTCAAGAGACTTCTCTATCCTAGCCGCTTCGTTTTTCATTACAAACCCACCTATAATTCGGCCCAAAAACTCAATTATTCGCAATCTTTTCCATTTTCTTGGCCGTTATCTGTAGTTTCTTGCCGGCCCATAAACTTCTCTAGAGCTCCAGCCATGGCGGACGGCGGGTCCCCTCAAACGGCGTCGTCGAATCCCCCAAAACACACTAATCGGCTTGCAGAGGAGCACAGTCCTTACCTTCTTCAACATGCCCATAATCCT GTTGATTGGTATCCATGGGGTGAGGAGGCGTTTGCCGAAGCTCGGAAAAGAGACATCCCTGTCTTCTTGTCAA TTGGTTACAGCACTTGCCATTG GTGCCATGTAATGGAAGTTGAATCATTTGAGGATGAAGAGGTGGCGAAATTGCTTAATGATTGGTTTGTCAGTATCAAG GTGGATCGTGAAGAAAGACCAGATGTTGATAAG GTATATATGACGTATGTACAAGCATtgtatggtggtggtggttggcCGTTAAGCGTCTTCCTTTCACCCGACCTAAAGCCTTTAATGGGTGGCACGTATTTCCCCCCAGACGATAAGTTTGGAAGGCCCGGCTTCAAAAGTATACTTAG GAAGGTTAAAGAGGCATGGGACACTAAGAAGGAAATCTTGGTCAAAAGTGGGGTATTTGCAATGGAACAGCTCTCAGAAGCATTAGCTGCAGTTGCGAAATCAGAAAAGCTTCCCGACGGGCTTCCAGAGAGGGCAGTCCAGAAATGTGCTGAACAG CTTGCAGATAGTTATGATTCCAAGTTTGGTGGATTTGGCTCTGCTCCGAAATTCCCAAGACCTGTTGAAATCCAGCTAATGCTCTATCATAAAAAGAAGTTAAAGGATAACCAAATGCAGGGTGAAGCAAAGCATGATCTGAGTATGGTGGCACTTACCCTGCAGAGTATGGCAAGGGGTGGTATCCACGATCACGTTGGAGGTGGTTTTCACAGATACAGTGTTGATGAATGCTGGCACG TACCTCATTTTGAGAAGATGCTCTACGATCAAGGGCAACTTGTTAACGCGTACCTAGATGTTTTCTCACTAACGAAAGATGTGTTCTATTCAAGCACGTCGAGGGACATTCTTGATTACTTGCGAAGAGAGATGATTGGCCCCAGTGGGGAGATATTTTCTGCTGAGGATGCAGATAGTGCCGAATTTGAAGGTGCCTCGAGGAAGAAGGAAGGTGCCTTCTATGTCTGGACCAGCCAAGAG ATTGACGACATACTTGGAGAGCATGCCCCCCTCTTTAAAGAGCACTACTACATTAAATCATCTGGCAATTGCGATCTATCAAGAATGAGTGACCCTCACGATGAGTTCAAGGGCAAGAACGTGCTTATAGAGCGAAACAGTACTTCTGCAATGGCGTCAAAATCTGGCAAGCCGCTGGAGGAGTACCTAAAGATCTTGGGTACATGTAGAAATAAGCTTTATGACGTCCGGTCGAAACGCCCAAAGCCATCTTTGGACAATAAG GTCATCGTGTCGTGGAACGGATTGGCAATTTCTGCATTTGCTAGAGCATCAAAAATCCTAAAGTACGAACCGGAAGGAACACAATACCACTTTCCCATTGTTGGAACTAAT CCGAGGGTGTATATGGAAGTTGCAGAGAAGGCAGCAGCTTTTATCCGGAGGAATCTTTATGACGAGAAGACGAGAAGACTGCAACATAGTTTTCGAAATGGTCCGTCCAAGGCACCTGGATTTTTAGACGATTATGCCTTTCTGATATCTGCTCTGATAGATATATACGAATTCGGGGGTTCAACAAATTGGCTAGCTTGGGCTATTGAACTTCAGCAAACGCAG GACAAGCTGTTTCTTGACGAGGAGGGCGGTGGATATTTTAATACTCCTGGGGAGGATCCCTCAGTCCTCCTCCGAGTCAAAGAGGACCATGATGGTGCAGAACCATCGGGGAACTCCGTTGCAGTAATCAATTTAGTGAGACTGGCGTCTCTGGTAGCTCCAGCTTCTGATCGTTACAGGCGAAATGCACAAGTTCTGTTG GCCGTGTTTGAAAAGAGGTTGAGAGAAACAGCAATGGCCATGCCTCTCATGTGTTGCGGTGCAGATCTGCTCGGTGCCCCTTCGGGAAAGCAAGTGGTTGTAGTCGGAGACAAAGCTTCTGAAGAATTCGACAAAATGTTAGCTGCTGCTCACTCATCATATAATCCCAATAAAACG GTGATTCATATAGACACtagagatgcagaggaaatagGTTTCTGGGAGGAAAATAATGAGAAGATTGCTGGTATGGCCAAGAGCAACTCTGCTGCCGATAAGGTGGTCGCGCTCGTCTGCCAGAATTTTACGTGCAGTCCTCCAGTGCACGACCCAAGTGTGCTGATTTCTCTGCTGGACTAA